A single genomic interval of Spirosoma taeanense harbors:
- a CDS encoding serine hydroxymethyltransferase, translating to MTTATTTRDTQVFDLIAKEQHRQESGIELIASENFVSPQVMEAAGSVLTNKYAEGLPGKRYYGGCEVVDQIEQIAIDRAKELFGATWVNVQPHSGAQANTAVFLACLQPGDTILGFDLSHGGHLTHGSPVNISGKYFRPTFYGVERETGVINYDVVEETAKRERPKMLICGASAYSRDWDYVRLRAIADEVGALLLADVSHPAGLIAKGLLNDPLAYAHIVTTTTHKTLRGTRGGMIMMRDDFQNPFGIKTPKGETRMMSSLLDSGVFPGTQGGPLEHIIAAKAVAFGEALTDDFYDYAVQVKANAQAMASAFLSRGYQIISGGTDNHLMLIDLRSKGLTGKLAENTLIKADITINKNMVPFDDKSPMVTSGMRVGTAAMTTRGLKESDMEQIVVYIDRVLMHHDDETALATVKEEINEWMKAFPLYKS from the coding sequence ATGACGACTGCAACGACCACCCGCGATACGCAGGTATTTGACCTGATTGCCAAGGAACAGCACCGGCAGGAATCCGGTATCGAACTGATCGCTTCCGAAAACTTCGTGTCGCCCCAGGTGATGGAAGCCGCCGGGAGCGTCTTAACCAATAAATACGCGGAGGGACTTCCGGGCAAACGGTACTATGGCGGCTGTGAGGTGGTAGACCAGATTGAACAGATTGCCATTGACCGGGCTAAGGAACTCTTCGGCGCTACCTGGGTGAACGTACAGCCGCACTCTGGGGCGCAGGCTAACACGGCGGTATTCCTGGCCTGTCTGCAACCCGGCGACACGATACTGGGTTTTGACCTGTCGCATGGCGGTCACCTGACCCATGGTTCGCCGGTCAATATTTCGGGTAAATATTTCCGCCCGACGTTCTACGGCGTAGAACGTGAAACTGGCGTAATTAATTACGACGTAGTGGAAGAAACGGCTAAACGTGAACGTCCCAAAATGCTGATCTGTGGTGCTTCGGCCTATAGCCGCGACTGGGATTACGTCCGTCTGCGGGCCATTGCCGATGAAGTAGGGGCGCTACTGCTGGCCGACGTGTCGCACCCGGCGGGCCTGATTGCCAAAGGTCTGCTGAACGATCCGCTGGCTTACGCGCATATCGTCACCACAACGACTCACAAAACGCTGCGGGGCACGCGGGGAGGCATGATTATGATGCGGGACGATTTTCAAAATCCGTTCGGCATCAAAACGCCAAAGGGCGAAACCCGCATGATGTCGTCGCTGCTCGATTCAGGTGTGTTTCCCGGTACGCAGGGCGGCCCGCTGGAGCACATCATCGCGGCTAAAGCCGTAGCGTTTGGTGAGGCTCTGACCGACGATTTTTATGACTATGCCGTTCAGGTGAAGGCCAACGCGCAGGCAATGGCCAGCGCGTTCCTGAGCCGGGGCTACCAGATCATCTCGGGTGGCACCGACAACCACCTGATGCTGATTGATCTGCGCTCGAAAGGCCTGACGGGTAAATTAGCTGAGAACACACTTATTAAAGCAGATATCACCATTAACAAGAACATGGTGCCGTTCGACGATAAGTCGCCGATGGTTACGTCGGGGATGCGGGTCGGAACGGCGGCCATGACTACACGCGGGCTGAAGGAATCGGACATGGAGCAAATTGTCGTATATATTGACCGCGTGCTGATGCATCATGACGATGAAACGGCTCTGGCAACCGTTAAAGAAGAAATTAATGAGTGGATGAAAGCGTTTCCACTTTATAAAAGTTAA
- the tatC gene encoding twin-arginine translocase subunit TatC — MPLDQLTDEEIESDGKEMSFLDHLEELRWHIIRAVGSIFVFALIAFIFIEDIFRIVIMGPKSPNFWTYRMMCKLSDMTGYADLCVKKLNFELQALGVSDQFTMALTSSLIIGLCFAFPYAFWELWRFIKPGLRQTEKQAARGAVFYVSMLFLMGLLFGYYIVSPLAINFLANYQITPEIKNQFDITSYIGILVTLSLGCALMFQMPIVAFVLSKVGVLTPTFMRSYRKHAWIVILVLAGIITPSPDIYSQVLVALPLAGLYEVSILVSRSIERARMKEQRELMQS; from the coding sequence ATGCCATTAGATCAACTGACCGACGAGGAAATCGAATCCGACGGCAAAGAGATGTCCTTTCTGGACCATCTGGAAGAACTCCGCTGGCACATCATTCGTGCGGTGGGGTCCATCTTCGTCTTTGCGCTGATCGCGTTCATCTTTATTGAAGATATTTTCCGGATAGTTATTATGGGGCCTAAAAGCCCGAATTTCTGGACGTATCGAATGATGTGTAAACTGTCGGATATGACGGGTTACGCGGACTTGTGCGTTAAGAAACTGAATTTCGAACTGCAGGCTCTTGGTGTATCGGATCAGTTTACGATGGCCCTGACCTCGTCGCTGATCATTGGTCTGTGTTTCGCGTTTCCTTATGCGTTCTGGGAACTGTGGCGGTTTATAAAACCTGGATTACGCCAGACGGAGAAGCAGGCGGCTCGTGGCGCTGTGTTTTACGTGTCGATGCTGTTTCTGATGGGCCTGTTGTTTGGTTATTATATTGTTTCGCCCCTGGCCATCAACTTCCTGGCAAACTACCAGATTACGCCTGAGATTAAAAATCAGTTCGATATTACGTCGTATATCGGGATTCTGGTGACGCTGTCGCTGGGTTGCGCCCTGATGTTCCAGATGCCAATTGTGGCATTTGTGCTCTCGAAAGTGGGCGTGCTGACGCCTACGTTCATGCGGTCGTATCGCAAACACGCCTGGATTGTGATTCTGGTTCTGGCTGGTATCATTACGCCTTCGCCCGATATTTATAGCCAGGTGCTGGTTGCCCTGCCGCTGGCGGGATTGTATGAGGTCAGTATTCTGGTGTCGCGCTCGATTGAGCGGGCAAGGATGAAAGAGCAGCGGGAACTGATGCAGTCATAG
- the treF gene encoding alpha,alpha-trehalase TreF, with product MANLTRPQSPDQLFGELYRAVQLGQVFTDSKTFVDCVPKMVPAHLIALYESEKQKPGFDLSAFVHEHFVLPPKPGSDYVSDTSIPTAEHINRLWDWLARSADPQVEGSSRIPLPHPYIVPGGRFREIFYWDTYYTMLGLQEAGRMDLIRSMLDNFAYLIDLFGYVPNGNRTYFLSRSQPPYFALMVQLLAETDGPDVLSNYLPQLQREYDFWMQGRNALTDDRPIVRRVVQVPDQGILNRHWDDTPTIRPEAYRVEAELADEAQKLGIDLEALHTHVRAACESGWDFSSRWFSDGKTMTSIHAADIVPVDLNCALYFLEITLRDAYRQTSLIIDAEKMEQAAAARKEQIQTFFWNEHTRFFHDYDAVAGRLTPAITLAGVAPLFFKLASPEQASHIHNRLKTDFLKEGGWVTTLVNTGQQWDWPNGWAPLQWIVYKGLLNYGFTETAREGRDRWLALNDKVFKASGKMMEKYNVVDAALTTGGGKYPNQDGFGWTNGVYLRMVNDSENGLERV from the coding sequence TTGGCAAACCTTACCCGTCCCCAATCGCCTGATCAGCTTTTTGGCGAATTGTATCGCGCTGTCCAGCTAGGGCAGGTTTTTACGGACTCTAAAACATTCGTGGACTGCGTTCCCAAGATGGTGCCGGCCCATCTCATCGCGCTGTACGAATCTGAAAAACAAAAGCCTGGTTTTGACCTGAGCGCGTTTGTGCACGAACACTTTGTGCTACCACCCAAGCCAGGCAGCGATTACGTCAGCGATACGTCCATCCCTACGGCCGAGCACATTAACCGTCTGTGGGACTGGCTCGCGCGTTCGGCTGATCCGCAGGTGGAAGGTAGTTCCCGCATACCTTTACCGCACCCATACATAGTGCCGGGCGGGCGGTTCCGCGAAATCTTTTACTGGGATACTTACTACACCATGCTGGGTCTGCAGGAAGCTGGCCGAATGGATTTGATCCGCAGCATGCTCGATAATTTCGCTTACCTGATCGATCTGTTCGGTTACGTACCAAACGGCAACCGAACGTATTTCCTGAGCCGCTCGCAACCGCCTTACTTCGCACTGATGGTTCAGTTGCTGGCTGAAACAGACGGCCCGGATGTATTGTCAAACTACCTGCCACAGTTGCAGCGGGAGTACGACTTCTGGATGCAGGGACGTAACGCTCTGACCGACGATCGCCCCATAGTACGTCGCGTAGTTCAGGTGCCTGATCAGGGAATCTTAAACCGCCATTGGGACGACACGCCGACGATCCGGCCCGAGGCTTATCGCGTCGAAGCGGAGCTGGCCGACGAAGCTCAGAAGCTGGGCATTGATCTCGAAGCGCTTCACACCCACGTTCGGGCTGCCTGTGAATCGGGCTGGGATTTTAGCAGTCGCTGGTTTTCGGATGGAAAAACAATGACCTCTATTCATGCCGCCGATATAGTGCCGGTCGATCTGAACTGCGCGCTTTATTTTCTGGAGATAACCCTGCGGGATGCTTACCGGCAGACCAGCCTGATAATTGACGCAGAAAAAATGGAGCAGGCAGCCGCAGCCCGCAAAGAACAGATTCAAACGTTTTTCTGGAATGAACATACCCGATTCTTTCATGATTACGACGCCGTGGCTGGTCGGTTAACACCGGCGATTACGCTGGCGGGCGTCGCTCCCCTGTTCTTTAAACTGGCCAGCCCGGAGCAGGCCAGCCACATACACAACCGGCTGAAGACTGATTTTCTAAAGGAAGGCGGCTGGGTAACAACGCTGGTTAATACGGGTCAGCAGTGGGACTGGCCCAACGGCTGGGCACCGTTGCAATGGATTGTGTATAAGGGGCTTTTGAACTATGGCTTTACGGAAACCGCCCGCGAAGGCCGCGACCGTTGGCTGGCACTCAACGACAAAGTCTTTAAAGCAAGCGGTAAGATGATGGAAAAATATAACGTTGTTGACGCAGCCCTGACTACGGGTGGTGGCAAGTACCCGAATCAGGACGGTTTTGGCTGGACCAATGGCGTTTATTTACGGATGGTTAACGACAGTGAGAATGGACTGGAACGAGTCTGA